The Flavobacteriales bacterium genome includes a region encoding these proteins:
- the kdsB gene encoding 3-deoxy-manno-octulosonate cytidylyltransferase: protein MNVLAVIPARYASTRFPGKPLAQIHGKPMIQVVYERVAACPSIDALCVATDDERIIQAVQSFGGQVLMTSDTHRSGTDRIAEAVQTLNGDFDLILNVQGDEPGIRSEDLEALIGIFANEIVDIGTLVTPFTNMEDFQNPDRVKAVLSHSGQALYFTRAAAPFHRGEGDPLSQCYQHVGVYAYRADVLPDLGRLEPSPLELKESLEQLRWLENDYVIHARVIEKAPFGIDTPDDLEKFVSEVH from the coding sequence ATGAATGTATTGGCCGTTATCCCTGCCCGTTACGCCTCAACGAGGTTTCCGGGAAAGCCCTTGGCACAGATCCATGGTAAGCCTATGATCCAAGTGGTCTATGAGCGTGTGGCCGCCTGCCCCAGCATTGATGCCCTGTGTGTGGCTACCGATGATGAGCGGATCATACAGGCCGTGCAATCCTTTGGTGGTCAGGTGTTGATGACCTCGGACACACACCGCTCCGGAACCGACCGCATAGCTGAAGCCGTGCAAACTCTGAATGGAGATTTCGATCTCATATTGAACGTGCAAGGGGATGAACCGGGCATACGCTCTGAGGACCTGGAGGCCTTGATCGGCATCTTTGCCAATGAGATCGTTGACATCGGCACCTTAGTGACTCCATTCACAAACATGGAGGATTTCCAGAATCCCGATCGGGTGAAGGCGGTCCTTTCCCATTCCGGTCAGGCACTGTATTTCACCCGCGCTGCGGCCCCTTTTCACAGGGGGGAGGGTGACCCGCTTTCCCAGTGCTATCAGCATGTAGGCGTCTATGCCTATCGAGCGGATGTGCTACCGGATCTCGGTCGATTGGAACCCAGTCCACTCGAGCTCAAGGAGTCGCTGGAGCAGTTACGATGGTTGGAGAATGACTATGTCATCCATGCGCGTGTCATCGAAAAGGCTCCTTTTGGCATCGATACGCCTGATGACCTTGAGAAGTTCGTCTCTGAAGTGCATTGA